The Chlorocebus sabaeus isolate Y175 chromosome 6, mChlSab1.0.hap1, whole genome shotgun sequence genome has a segment encoding these proteins:
- the PIH1D1 gene encoding PIH1 domain-containing protein 1 isoform X2, translating into MANPKLLGLELSEAERMGADSARFEELLLQASKELQQAQTTRPESTQIQPQPGFCIKTNSSEGKVFINICHSLSIPPPADVTEEELLQMLEEDQAGFRIPMSLGEPHAELDARGQGCTAYDVAVNSDFYRRMQNSDFLRELVITIAREGLEDKYNLQLNPEWRMMKNRPFMGSISQQNIRSQQRPRIQELGDLYTPARGRAESGPEKPHLNLWLEAPDLLLAEIDLPKLINSDESKAAFHRKRKQLMVAMPLLPVPS; encoded by the exons ATGGCGAACCCGAAGCTGCTGGGACTGGAGCTAAGCGAGGCGGAGAGGATGGGTGCTGATTCCGCACGATTTGAGGAGCTGCTGCTGCAG GCCTCGAAGGAGCTCCAGCAAGCCCAGACAACCAGACCAGAATCGACACAAATCCAGCCTCAGCCTG GTTTCTGCATAAAGACCAACTCCTCAGAAGGGAAGGTTTTCATCAACATCTGCCactccctctccatccctcctcCCGCTGACGTGACCGAAGAGGAGCTGCTTCAGATGCTAGAGGAGGACCAAGCTGGGTTTCGCATCCCCATGAGTCTGGGAGAGCCTCATGCAGAACTGGATGCAA GAGGCCAGGGCTGTACCGCCTACGACGTAGCTGTCAACAGCGACTTCTACCGGAGGATGCAG AACAGCGATTTCTTGCGGGAGCTCGTGATCACCATCGCCAGAGAGGGCCTTGAAGACAAATACAACTTGCAGCTGAATCCAG AATGGCGCATGATGAAGAACCGGCCATTCATGGGCTCCATCTCGCAGCAGAACATCCGCTCGCAGCAGCGTCCTCGGATCCAGGAGCTGGGGGACCTGTACACGCCGGCCCGTGGGAGAGCTGAGTCAGG CCCTGAAAAGCCTCACCTGAACCTGTGGCTGGAAGCCCCCGACCTCCTCTTGGCCGAAATTGACCTCCCCAAACTG ATCAACTCTGATGAGAGCAAGGCAGCCTTCCACCGGAAGAGAAAG CAATTAATGGTAGCCATGCCGCTTCTGCCGGTGCCTTCTTGA
- the PIH1D1 gene encoding PIH1 domain-containing protein 1 isoform X1 — protein MANPKLLGLELSEAERMGADSARFEELLLQASKELQQAQTTRPESTQIQPQPGFCIKTNSSEGKVFINICHSLSIPPPADVTEEELLQMLEEDQAGFRIPMSLGEPHAELDARGQGCTAYDVAVNSDFYRRMQNSDFLRELVITIAREGLEDKYNLQLNPEWRMMKNRPFMGSISQQNIRSQQRPRIQELGDLYTPARGRAESGPEKPHLNLWLEAPDLLLAEIDLPKLDGALGLSLEIGENRLVMGGPQQLYHLDAYIPLQINSDESKAAFHRKRKQLMVAMPLLPVPS, from the exons ATGGCGAACCCGAAGCTGCTGGGACTGGAGCTAAGCGAGGCGGAGAGGATGGGTGCTGATTCCGCACGATTTGAGGAGCTGCTGCTGCAG GCCTCGAAGGAGCTCCAGCAAGCCCAGACAACCAGACCAGAATCGACACAAATCCAGCCTCAGCCTG GTTTCTGCATAAAGACCAACTCCTCAGAAGGGAAGGTTTTCATCAACATCTGCCactccctctccatccctcctcCCGCTGACGTGACCGAAGAGGAGCTGCTTCAGATGCTAGAGGAGGACCAAGCTGGGTTTCGCATCCCCATGAGTCTGGGAGAGCCTCATGCAGAACTGGATGCAA GAGGCCAGGGCTGTACCGCCTACGACGTAGCTGTCAACAGCGACTTCTACCGGAGGATGCAG AACAGCGATTTCTTGCGGGAGCTCGTGATCACCATCGCCAGAGAGGGCCTTGAAGACAAATACAACTTGCAGCTGAATCCAG AATGGCGCATGATGAAGAACCGGCCATTCATGGGCTCCATCTCGCAGCAGAACATCCGCTCGCAGCAGCGTCCTCGGATCCAGGAGCTGGGGGACCTGTACACGCCGGCCCGTGGGAGAGCTGAGTCAGG CCCTGAAAAGCCTCACCTGAACCTGTGGCTGGAAGCCCCCGACCTCCTCTTGGCCGAAATTGACCTCCCCAAACTG GATGGAGCCCTGGGGCTGTCGCTGGAGATCGGGGAGAACCGCCTGGTGATGGGGGGCCCGCAGCAGCTGTATCATCTGGACGCTTATATCCCACTGCAGATCAACTCTGATGAGAGCAAGGCAGCCTTCCACCGGAAGAGAAAG CAATTAATGGTAGCCATGCCGCTTCTGCCGGTGCCTTCTTGA